One genomic region from Scomber scombrus chromosome 19, fScoSco1.1, whole genome shotgun sequence encodes:
- the nin gene encoding ninein gives MDDAQEQDHYEERLKEVFNSFDTSSSGSLNPEELTELCQSLHLDDATPALLHALLQKQDQLTARVDFEQFKDALILVLSSSIEPPQAEQETLPKPDSPEIQPKFVKGSKRYGRRSTPEFIEPISDFSEVTNANLAEGEDLEDNYDSAVPRKRERWNVHETSSEEYEAEGQMHLWNPDEPSTPRGSIAPLSSRLEERLQEACEDLAISWDGFAGHSELLTLCEYLGLEINGEMLQSLTGDGVTNVQEFVSRIVNHNKPPTPSASTPYRQLKRHHSTQPFDEGGRRIATPSALTGTIGMRLFSTLDDGTGYTPVEYILDAWMEEGIENSTEILEALNFSLDGKLSLGDLTMALENELLVTKNGIHQAALASFKAEIRYLLERVDRELREKEKIRSDLEKAEKLKTQLATEVDEHHSAIENTNNLNLRKLEQDHREKLSVVRSELMKEMDQIQQQAGLQREELEAEIEKIREDESFLRDHLSISVKENRRLEMELLDNTEKLVGAQSQITKLQTNIDSIMKEKFGDLDPSSADFLLQEERIKQLRSGYEAQYRELQDRIDELQSELQEFHSLGRTQSCHKTLSEELESKSPGMESDPGLGSEEVQPFSMSLDAEMMLEQLKEQHLHEMEELRNQLERKISEFDEMVDKQRVTHEEQKANFALQYQLEVEALREEMAGIQSHEQELQSQLEQAELERTCLEQKQAEEREELEKLKEEEVGALKQQLEEAQSHAVELEEQLKALEDQQASTNDNQVTKMEELRNQHAVQIKTLEENVELFEARLEEERQKLQEEKDELEKRLLDDFESEKGLLKQSHEDELNVRLEEEKHRFEEERDEIVQRMTEEWQKEKSQLDEQNNETLQVLLEEEMLRLVKEQEEKESELREQWESERAQLQYSQEEALLDRVLQERLQLQEEYEQREKKLKEEWERQRLQLEEDYEGMLQERLNEDREKLEAEKEEVERRVACLIEEEKARLEESHQQAMQELTTKHTEERNHLSSMLDKLRDDFSQERKEIEVSFSQRIKEVEERFSGDQECVAQRFQADVLKLEQHYQSELKAISESHVEQKLHWEAEMQKAVENAEEQRKMMEEGLEQEKESLNQEWTKERLELESVHKEELEALVTKNQQLQNELDNLISMAQTKEIELSKQLNDLHNRLQDSLHTKEELMAQSDQKAVEVELLLNQTVEDFKAERAELLSTQSELEGKYDEMLTISEKQAREKIELLTERDDFKMKIEELEMLLKQAAVDFDLERKELLELISSLEEKLKDNLENAEKTEAVESNETEEELNTGEEQETCSAPSEICLDDVTLADSNQEVVCLSQDELILVEEDVKVEIMETPDAVDECPENIQNATSGDDKDNIPEIKIEDTEYQEQADEIIMQDQMTVNNESQPESVNNEEATAGENSVAFESCEEENKPQDVPALDSESPSREDELCHETVVDLSALGETGDPYELSPEEAEDVSHELGREIELDYLTAELKDEPADCTHDCLELLDEVIDECEQQDFPLLKLQALYNTSAEENILLNEKISLLQQKAEILENLLAHNNEKIKTGHQVLEENYSLKVKMLLLMEHIKAQELKALKMTDLQIRYEDCMCENAKLKDQNGELEKRVWSLESRMTIIHDYQDQQIALVDEISRMREENSKLSELFGDLERQEDSPSAVRTDAESPESPSEEAFLDLNSQAVSGLQDCCVEFEMQNTKLRKAITELQDKSLTLNETTQVHRSEASRLAEENLVLRKKIAVLKEEELKESKEEMLQTLEHFKKEKISAKKTAEIFKKQVVELRSQSQQLEDEKEMLSDKNAENIADMEKLKHQLAELIKENERKEVFSADEKNKLAACVSALEAELTKALEDSAQLEERNTQLSQELSDLREKVLKADSMENQLSHLLDERNSVGKETQGLRKQLAKAQERVRVGPAQSSRFKSDVRVLQQERDSLKHDVTLLHKQLQNANDKNQVLEMALHSSGLQSQTKRLFSDEMSQLKEHEQQMLRQENDRLQAEVQHIKGDLVQSREKMRQLDATILSLKQHKHTQSSLVKVLEQENASLKQELEAQKERTKGCEAGEGHTDLESLQQENEVLKAQLARLSTQLLETFQAQLVGLLPPSPHRIPRGQHRGEDADNVQDDRERKMKNMEERMREIELSLHNVKLLLKEKVAQLNDQRHKNGKADVLIKDLYLDNAQLLEALKISEQRKKIAEKKNYLLEEKISSLNKIVRDLNPAPLPSLSYNFKCS, from the exons ATGGATGACGCCCAAGAGCAGGACCATTACGAGGAGCGCTTGAAAGAAGTTTTTAACAGTTTCGACACCAGCAGCTCTGGTTCTCTCAATCCAGAAGAACTCACTGAGCTCTGCCAGTCTCTGCACCTGGATGATGCCACGCCGGCCCTGCTCCACGCTCTGCTCCAGAAGCAGGACCAGCTCACCGCCAGG GTTGATTTTGAGCAGTTCAAGGATGCACTGATTCTGGTTTTGTCATCAAGCATCGAGCCACCTCAAGCCGAACAGGAGACCTTGCCTAAACCAG ATTCTCCTGAAATCCAACCAAAGTTTGTGAAGGGCAGTAAACGGTATGGCCGCCGCTCAACACCGGAGTTCATAGAGCCTATTTCTGACTTTTCCGAAGTTACGAACGCAAACCTCGCGGAGGGGGAGGATCTGGAGGATAACTATGACTCGGCTGTTCCTAGGAAGCGTGAG CGCTGGAACGTTCATGAAACAAGCTCAGAGGAGTACGAGGCGGAAG GCCAGATGCATCTCTGGAACCCCGATGAGCCGAGCACCCCCCGGGGATCCATCGCTCCACTGTCAAGCCGCTTAGAGGAGAGGCTGCAGGAAGCCTGTGAGGATTTGGCGATATCGTGGGACGGATTTGCCGGTCACTCCGAACTGCTCACTCTATGTGAATACCTGGGATTGGAG ATAAATGGGGAGATGCTCCAGAGTCTAACCGGTGACGGAGTGACGAATGTTCAAGAGTTTGTTTCCAGGATTGTAAACCACAACAAACCCCCCACACCATCCGCCTCCACACCTTACAGACAGCTCAAACGACACCACTCCACTCAG CCATTCGATGAAGGAGGCCGTAGAATAGCTACCCCGTCTGCCCTGACCGGCACCATCGGAATGCGTCTGTTCTCCACCCTTGATGACGGTACCGGTTACACCCCTGTCGAATACATCTTGGATGCCTGGATGGAAGAGGGAATTGAAAACAGCACTGAGATCTTAGAG GCTTTGAATTTCAGCCTCGATGGAAAACTGAGTCTTGGTGATCTCACCATGGCACTTGAAAACGAGCTACTTGTTACTAAGAATGGGATTCACCAAGCGGCACTGGCGAGCTTCAAAGCTGAGATCAGATATCTCCT AGAGCGCGTCGACCGAGAActcagggagaaagagaaaattcGATCTGACCTGGAAAAAGCggagaaactgaaaacacagctTGCCACCGAGGTGGATGAGCATCACTCTGCAATCGAGAACACAAATAACCTTAATCTCAG GAAGCTCGAACAAGACCACAGAGAGAAACTATCAGTAGTGCGATCAGAGCTGATGAAAGAAATGGACCAAATCCAGCAGCAGGCAGGCCTGCAGCGGGAGGAGCTGGAGGCAGAGATCGAGAAGATCAGGGAGGATGAGTCTTTTCTCCGAgaccatctctccatctctgtgaAG GAAAACCGACGTCTTGAGATGGAGTTGCTGGACAACACCGAAAAACTAGTCGGCGCACAAAGCCAAATTACAAAACTCCAGACGAACATTGACAGCATTATGAAAGAAAAG TTTGGTGATTTGGACCCCAGCAGTGCAGACTTCCTTCTCCAGGAGGAACGTATTAAACAACTACGGAGCGGCTATGAAGCACAGTACAGG gaaCTGCAGGATCGTATTGATGAGCTGCAGTCAGAGTTGCAGGAGTTTCACAGTCTTGGTCGAACTCAGTCCTGCCACAAAACTTTGTCTGAAGAGCTGGAGAGTAAAAGCCCCGGCATGGAGTCTGACCCTG gcCTCGGTTCAGAGGAGGTTCAGCCTTTTAGCATGAGTCTCGATGCAGAGATGATGCTGGAGCAACTAAAAGAGCAACATCTTCATGAAATGGAGGAATTGCGAAACCAGCTTGAAAGAAAG ATCAGTGAATTCGATGAGATGGTCGATAAGCAGAGGGTGACCCACGAGGAACAGAAGGCTAACTTTGCCCTCCAGTACCAGCTGGAGGTCGAGGCTTTGAGGGAGGAGATGGCCGGCATTCAGAGCCACGAACAGGAGCTCCAGAGCCAGCTAGAGCAGGCGGAGCTGGAGCGGACCTGTCTGGAGCAGAAGCAGGCCGAGGAGAGGGAAGAGCTCGAGAAGttgaaggaggaggaagtgggaGCCCTCAAACAACAGCTGGAAGAGGCCCAAAGCCATGCTGTAgagctggaggagcagctgaAGGCCCTCGAAGACCAGCAGGCTTCAACGAATGACAACCAGGTCACTaagatggaggagctgagaaaCCAACATGCCGTTCAGATTAAGACACTGGAGGAGAATGTGGAGCTGTTTGAAGCCAGACtggaagaggagagacagaaactgCAGGAAGAAAAGGATGAGTTAGAAAAGAGATTGTTAGATGATTTTGAAAGCGAGAAGGGACTGTTAAAACAAAGCCATGAGGATGAACTGAATGTCAGACTAGAGGAGGAAAAGCACAGGTTTGAGGAAGAGCGTGATGAGATTGTGCAAAGAATGACAGAGGAGTGGCAGAAAGAGAAGAGTCAGCTGGATGAGCAGAATAACGAGACTCTGCAGGTGttgctggaggaggagatgttgagACTTGTCAAGGagcaggaagagaaggagagcgAGCTCAGAGAGCAGTGGGAGAGTGAACGAGCTCAGCTTCAGTACAGTCAGGAGGAGGCTCTGCTCGACAGAGTCCTCCAGGAAAGGTTGCAGTTACAAGAGGAGTACGAGCAGAGGGAAAAGAAGCTGAAGGAGGAGTGGGAGAGGCAGAGGTTGCAGCTGGAGGAGGATTATGAGGGGATGCTACAGGAGAGGCTAAATGAAGATAGAGAGAAGCTTGAGGCTGagaaagaggaggtggagaggagagtAGCATGCTtgatagaggaggagaaagcTCGCCTTGAAGAGAGCCATCAACAGGCCATGCAGGAGCTGACCACCAAACACACCGAGGAGAGGAACCACCTCAGCAGCATGTTGGACAAACTACGAGATGACTTCAGTCAGGAGAG GAAGGAGATCGAGGTCAGCTTCTCCCAAAGAATCAAAGAAGTGGAAGAACGTTTCTCAGGTGATCAAGAATGTGTTGCACAGCGTTTTCAGGCTGATGTTTTGAAACTGGAGCAGCACTACCAAAGTGAGCTGAAGGCGATTTCTGAAAGCCACGTCGAGCAGAAGCTCCACTGGGAGGCGGAGATGCAGAAGGCCGTTGAAAACGctgaagaacaaagaaaaatgatggaGGAGGGCTTGGAGCAAGAAAAAGAGAGCCTGAATCAGGAGTGGACCAAAGAACGACTTGAGCTGGAAAGTGTTCACAAGGAGGAACTGGAAGCACTGGTGACGAAGAACCAGCAGCTGCAGAATGAACTGGATAACTTAATAAGCATGGCCCAGACTAAAGAAATAGAGCTCAGTAAGCAGCTAAATGATCTCCATAACCGACTTCAGGACAGCCTGCACACCAAAGAGGAGCTTATGGCTCAGTCTGATCAGAAAGCAGTGGAGGTCGAACTTCTGCTTAATCAAACTGTGGAAGATTTTAAAGCGGAGAGAGCCGAACTTCTGAGCACCCAGTCAGAACTTGAAGGAAAATACGACGAGATGCTTACAATTTCTGAGAAGCAGGCAAGAGAGAAGATCGAGCTATTAACTGAGCGCGATGACTTTAAGATGAAGATCGAAGAGCTGGAGATGCTTCTCAAACAGGCAGCAGTGGACTTTGATCTGGAGAGGAAGGAGCTGCTGGAACTTATATCCAGTCTTGAGGAAAAGTTAAAGGATAATCTTGAGAATGCAGAAAAGACAGAAGCAGTTGAATCAAATGAGACGGAGGAGGAGCTAAACACTGGGGAAGAACAGGAAACATGTTCAGCACCCTCTGAAATCTGTCTTGATGATGTTACTCTTGCCGATTCCAATCAGGAAGTAGTTTGTTTGTCACAAGATGAATTAATTCTGGTTGAAGAAGATGTTAAAGTAGAGATAATGGAGACTCCTGATGCAGTGGATGAATGTCCTGAAAATATCCAAAATGCTACTAGTGGTGATGATAAAGACAACATCCCAGAAATAAAGATAGAGGACACTGAGTACCAAGAACAGGCTGATGAAATTATCATGCAAGATCAGATGACTGTAAACAATGAGTCACAACCTGAAAGTGTAAATA ATGAGGAGGCAACAGCTGGTGAGAATAGCGTTGCTTTTGAATCATGTGAAGAGGAGAACAAACCTCAAGATGTACCAGCTTTGGACTCTGAAAGCCCTTCCCGTGAAGACGAGCTGTGTCATGAGACTGTGGTTGATCTCTCAGCGCTGGGAGAGACAGGTGACCCATATGAACTGTCTCCAGAGGAAGCCGAGGATGTCTCTCATGAACTGGGACGTGAAATTGAACTTGATTATTTAACCGCCGAACTGAAGGATGAGCCCGCTGACTGCACACATGATTGCCTGGAACTGCTGGATGAAGTTATTGATGAGTGTGAGCAGCAGGATTTTCCTCTCTTGAAACTACAGGCTTTGTATAACACCTCTGCAGAGGAGAATATCCTCCTAAATGAGAAGATCTCTTTGCTTCAGCAGAAAGCTGAAATTCTAGAAAATCTTTTGGCTCACAACAATGAAAAGATCAAAACTGGTCACCAGGTGTTGGAGGAGAACTACAGCCTCAAAGTCAAAATGCTTCTATTAATGGAGCACATCAAAGCGCAGGAGCTAAAGGCCTTAAAAATGACGGATCTTCAGATTAGATATGAAGATTGCATGTGTGAAAACGCCAAACTAAAGGATCAAAACGGCGAACTCGAAAAGAGGGTTTGGAGCCTCGAAAGCAGGATGACCATTATCCACGATTACCAAGATCAGCAGATTGCACTCGTGGATGAGATCAGCAGGATGCGAGAAGAGAACAGTAAGCTGTCGGAGTTGTTCGGTGACTTGGAGAGGCAGGAAGACTCGCCTTCAGCCGTGCGCACAGACGCCGAATCCCCAGAGAGCCCCTCAGAGGAGGCTTTCCTGGATCTGAACAGCCAGGCGGTGTCCGGCCTGCAGGACTGCTGCGTGGAGTTTGAGATGCAGAACACCAAACTCCGCAAAGCCATCACAGAGCTGCAGGACAAGTCGCTGACGTTAAATGAAACGACACAGGTCCATAG aTCGGAGGCCAGTCGTCTCGCTGAAGAAAACCTCGTCCTCAGGAAAAAGATTGCTGTGTTGAAGGAAGAGGAATTGAAAGAGTCCAAGGAAGAGATGCT GCAGACTTTGGAGCACTTTAAAAAGGAGAAGATTTCGGCTAAGAAGACAGCAGAAATTTTCAAGAAACAG GTTGTAGAGCTGCGTTCACAGAGCCAGCAGCTGGAGGATGAGAAAGAGATGCTGTCGgacaaaaatgcagaaaatattgCCGATATGGAGAAGCTAAAACACCAGCTGGCGGAGCTGATAAAggagaatgaaaggaaggaggtGTTTTCCGCTGACGAGAAAAACAAG TTGGCAGCTTGTGTGTCTGCTCTGGAGGCAGAATTGACCAAAGCTCTGGAGGACTCTGCACAGCTGGAGGAGAGGAATACCCAGCTGTCACAAGAGCTCTCTGACCTAAGAGAGAAG GTGCTCAAAGCTGACTCAATGGAGAATCAGCTCAGCCATCTGTTAGATGAGAGAAACAGTGTCGGGAAAGAGACTCAGGGCCTCCGCAAGCAGCTAGCCAAAGCTCAGGAGAGGGTAAGAGTCGGCC CGGCTCAAAGTTCTCGTTTTAAGTCAGACGTCCGTGTTCTGCAGCAGGAGAGGGATTCCCTCAAACATGATGTTACACTGCTGcacaaacagctgcagaatGCTAATGATAAA AACCAGGTTTTGGAGATGGCGTTGCACTCGAGCGGTCTCCAGAGTCAGACCAAGAGGCTGTTCAGTGATGAGATGTCTCAGCTGAAGGAACACGAGCAGCAAATGCTGAGGCAGGAAAACGACAGGCTTCAGGCAGAAGTGCAGCACATCAAAGGAGACCTCGTGCAGTCCAGAGAAAAG atGCGACAGCTGGATGCCACCATCCTGTCCCtgaagcagcacaaacacactcagtcCTCGCTGGTGAAGGTCTTGGAACAGGAAAACGCCTCTCTGAAGCAGGAACTGGAAGCACAGAAGGAACGGACCAAG GGTTGTGAAGCTGGTGAAGGACACACAGACCTGGAGAGCCTGCAGCAGGAAAATGAGGTGCTCAAAGCCCAACTGGCTCGACTGTCTACTCAGCTTCTAGAG aCATTTCAGGCTCAGTTGGTTGGTCTTCTGCCTCCGTCGCCTCACAGGATCCCCAGAGGACAACATCGTGGTGAAGACGCAGACAACGTGCag GATGAcagggagaggaagatgaagaataTGGAGGAGCGAATGAGGGAAATTGAACTGTCGCTGCATAACGTCAAGCTGCTGCTCAAAGAGAAGGTTGCTCAGCTGAACGATCAG CGTCACAAGAACGGCAAAGCAGACGTGCTGATCAAAGACCTGTACCTGGATAACGCTCAGCTGCTGGAGGCTCTGAAGATATCCGAGCAGCGGAAGAAAAtagcagagaagaagaactaCCTACTGGAGGAGAAGATCTCCAGCCTGAACAAGATAGTGCGCGACCTAAACCCGGCGCCCCTTCCATCGCTATCTTACAACTTTAAATGCTCGTAA